The following are from one region of the Symmachiella macrocystis genome:
- a CDS encoding OmpP1/FadL family transporter yields the protein MKKIVAYLLLAVAVQLLVPGRAQSNGVVRDSIGATSSGRGGTNLAHHDNGAVILNNPAAMVNVKGSGLSEFGVDTVITDLDYSDPENNSNAVNTNVLPELSVIRKSLDGRWAVGFGAFAPAGYGATWKLTNPVLGTNTYKSFGALGKIMPSLAYQVNDDLSIGASLGVAVSHLEFESPFFLQTGPLAGAPTQFDLQATGASLAWNVGLQYKLDEWTTFGAGFIGETRMDYDGNVRAAVIGLGPQPVESRFDAEVELAWPRSAGVGVAHWLNCRQRISTDLMWYDWSHAYDQLDIKLRNSTNPIFPAVLGPEITESFPLRWRDSMSVRLGYELFNPNDSVFRAGYVYNTRNLPSATLTPLIPATLEHSFTIGYGKSWSDWQWNFAYQFSFGPERSVGTSALAGGDFSNSESNSQAHWISLSLIRRF from the coding sequence ATGAAGAAAATTGTGGCTTATCTGCTTCTCGCTGTGGCAGTTCAACTGCTGGTCCCTGGTCGCGCCCAATCTAATGGTGTGGTCCGAGACAGCATTGGTGCAACAAGTTCAGGGCGCGGTGGGACAAATCTCGCACATCATGACAACGGGGCCGTCATTCTGAACAATCCCGCGGCAATGGTGAACGTTAAGGGTTCGGGACTCTCCGAGTTTGGCGTTGATACCGTGATCACGGATCTTGATTATTCCGACCCGGAAAATAACTCAAACGCGGTCAATACAAATGTCCTTCCGGAATTATCGGTGATCCGTAAAAGCCTGGATGGCCGATGGGCCGTGGGATTTGGAGCCTTCGCGCCAGCCGGATATGGTGCGACATGGAAGCTGACGAATCCGGTTTTAGGAACAAATACTTACAAATCGTTTGGCGCGCTGGGTAAAATCATGCCCAGTCTGGCCTACCAGGTGAATGACGATCTCTCCATTGGTGCCTCTTTAGGGGTGGCGGTCAGCCATCTCGAATTCGAAAGCCCATTCTTCTTACAAACCGGCCCGCTGGCCGGAGCACCGACCCAATTCGATTTGCAGGCAACCGGTGCCAGCCTCGCGTGGAACGTCGGCCTGCAGTATAAACTCGATGAGTGGACGACTTTTGGAGCCGGCTTTATTGGCGAGACCCGCATGGATTACGATGGCAATGTTCGCGCTGCTGTGATCGGATTAGGACCGCAGCCGGTCGAAAGCCGCTTCGATGCCGAGGTCGAACTGGCATGGCCACGTTCCGCCGGCGTGGGAGTTGCTCACTGGCTCAATTGTCGGCAACGGATTTCCACAGATCTGATGTGGTACGACTGGTCGCACGCCTATGACCAACTCGACATCAAGTTGCGAAACTCAACGAATCCGATCTTTCCGGCCGTCTTAGGACCTGAAATCACTGAGTCTTTTCCGCTCCGTTGGCGCGACAGTATGTCTGTTCGACTCGGTTATGAATTGTTCAATCCCAACGATTCCGTCTTCCGAGCCGGATACGTTTACAATACACGCAATTTGCCCAGCGCAACGCTCACCCCGCTGATCCCGGCGACCTTGGAACACTCATTTACGATTGGTTACGGGAAGTCATGGAGTGATTGGCAATGGAACTTCGCCTATCAGTTTTCCTTCGGACCGGAAAGGTCGGTCGGCACCAGTGCCTTGGCAGGCGGAGATTTCAGCAACAGCGAGAGCAATTCACAAGCTCACTGGATTTCGCTCAGCCTCATCCGAAGGTTCTAG
- a CDS encoding SMI1/KNR4 family protein gives MPTLAEDIDLTRREMRDWHTSLCAGMSTEMRNDDDWRLIDSTIKESDVTTFEQQLPALLPLSYKAFLLSYHASCLDFGEYTLPSLRHDERLDESLKLLLHPEFWGIGYMQIGWASGCGDPLVMDFKSATSDGDYPICVFNHDIVPQDCWGDRERLNPWRALIAGSFREFFLALLHGDDGIFPRPRAPEEQRRNAAWEEVERLLKEKGLPPYHRPDGVPKTDPWKIAEFVRSM, from the coding sequence TTGTGCGCAGGCATGTCTACCGAAATGAGGAATGACGACGATTGGAGGTTGATCGACTCCACAATCAAAGAATCCGATGTCACGACCTTCGAACAGCAATTGCCGGCGCTGCTGCCGCTGTCCTATAAGGCATTCCTCCTCAGTTATCATGCCTCGTGTCTGGACTTCGGCGAATACACGTTGCCCAGTTTGAGACATGACGAGAGGCTCGACGAAAGCCTGAAATTGTTGCTGCATCCAGAATTCTGGGGAATAGGCTACATGCAAATCGGATGGGCTTCCGGTTGCGGTGACCCGCTCGTCATGGATTTCAAATCGGCGACATCCGACGGAGACTACCCTATCTGTGTCTTCAACCACGACATCGTGCCTCAAGACTGTTGGGGGGACCGGGAGCGGCTCAACCCGTGGAGAGCGCTCATCGCCGGTTCGTTCCGCGAGTTCTTCCTCGCGTTGTTGCATGGCGATGACGGGATCTTCCCGCGCCCCAGAGCTCCAGAAGAACAGAGAAGGAATGCCGCTTGGGAAGAGGTTGAGCGGCTACTCAAGGAAAAGGGGCTTCCGCCGTACCACCGGCCCGATGGGGTACCCAAAACCGATCCGTGGAAAATCGCCGAATTTGTCCGTTCGATGTAG